From Carya illinoinensis cultivar Pawnee chromosome 5, C.illinoinensisPawnee_v1, whole genome shotgun sequence, one genomic window encodes:
- the LOC122309248 gene encoding uncharacterized protein LOC122309248 isoform X2, with amino-acid sequence MVVPSNRSSSSAMITSRENHNSRNSEISNPIRRSFGGNHLRKPQLLPTREAPIRVLWLIVILQISSMGRESVASLRRCEDKENPKDQNAKVGIVRSPASSKGTKNFMSSTISVASKMTASPRKKIVGERNEPARTSLLFSNEKNPS; translated from the exons ATGGTCGTGCCTTCAAACAGATCATCCTCCTCGGCAATGATTACAAGTAGGGAAAATCACAATTCAAGAAACTCGGAGATTAGCAATCCCATTAGGAGGAGTTTCGGTGGGAACCATTTACGAAAGCCTCAATTGTTGCCAACCAGAGAGGCTCCAATCCGAGTACTCTGGCTAATAGTCATTCTG CAAATAAGCTCGATGGGTAGAGAAAGCGTAGCTTCTTTGCGACGTTGCGAGGATAAAGAAAACCCAAAAGACCAGAATGCGAAAGTAGGGATTGTCCGATCCCCAGCTTCTTCGAAAGGCACAAAGAATTTTATGTCTTCGACGATATCAGTGGCTTCCAAGATGACCGCGTCTCCAAGGAAGAAGATAGTGGGTGAGAGGAACGAGCCTGCTCGGACTTCCCTTTTGTTCTCCAACGAGAAGAATCCATCATGA
- the LOC122309248 gene encoding uncharacterized protein LOC122309248 isoform X1, which yields MVVPSNRSSSSAMITSRENHNSRNSEISNPIRRSFGGNHLRKPQLLPTREAPIRVLWLIVILFQQISSMGRESVASLRRCEDKENPKDQNAKVGIVRSPASSKGTKNFMSSTISVASKMTASPRKKIVGERNEPARTSLLFSNEKNPS from the exons ATGGTCGTGCCTTCAAACAGATCATCCTCCTCGGCAATGATTACAAGTAGGGAAAATCACAATTCAAGAAACTCGGAGATTAGCAATCCCATTAGGAGGAGTTTCGGTGGGAACCATTTACGAAAGCCTCAATTGTTGCCAACCAGAGAGGCTCCAATCCGAGTACTCTGGCTAATAGTCATTCTG TTTCAGCAAATAAGCTCGATGGGTAGAGAAAGCGTAGCTTCTTTGCGACGTTGCGAGGATAAAGAAAACCCAAAAGACCAGAATGCGAAAGTAGGGATTGTCCGATCCCCAGCTTCTTCGAAAGGCACAAAGAATTTTATGTCTTCGACGATATCAGTGGCTTCCAAGATGACCGCGTCTCCAAGGAAGAAGATAGTGGGTGAGAGGAACGAGCCTGCTCGGACTTCCCTTTTGTTCTCCAACGAGAAGAATCCATCATGA